A window from Cellulomonas sp. C5510 encodes these proteins:
- a CDS encoding DNA topoisomerase IB, with the protein MVRLRRVRIDSPGWTRRRAGRGFWYLDVDATRISDPVHLDRITALAIPPAWRDVWISPWPNGHIQAAGLDDARRRQYLYHEQWRRRRDRLKHDHVLDVARRLPAARRSVRRDTALDGFPRAKALALAFRLLDLAYFRAGGEGYAQRNGSYGLATLRREHVQVLHDPAGAPTAVRFCYPAKSGQVRDVVVEDAQVAELVGTLLRRRGGGSELLAWRDETGWHDITSAEVGADVKNRLGPDASPKDFRTWHATVLAARGLAAAGPAPASERGRRRVVAQVVTDVSAELGNTPAVCRASYIDPRVVDLWEHGTTIRPTRSQAVGEKETLALLRA; encoded by the coding sequence GTGGTGAGGCTGCGACGGGTCCGGATCGACTCCCCCGGGTGGACCCGGCGGCGCGCAGGCCGCGGGTTCTGGTACCTGGACGTCGACGCGACCCGCATCAGCGACCCCGTGCACCTCGACCGGATCACGGCGCTCGCCATCCCCCCTGCGTGGCGGGACGTCTGGATCAGCCCGTGGCCGAACGGGCACATCCAGGCGGCCGGCCTCGACGACGCCCGGCGGCGGCAGTACCTGTACCACGAGCAGTGGCGCCGGCGCCGTGACCGCCTCAAGCACGACCACGTGCTGGACGTCGCCCGCCGGCTGCCGGCGGCCCGCCGGTCGGTCCGCCGGGACACGGCGCTCGACGGCTTCCCCCGGGCGAAGGCCCTCGCGCTGGCGTTCCGGCTGCTCGACCTGGCGTACTTCCGCGCCGGCGGCGAGGGCTACGCGCAGCGCAACGGCTCCTACGGCCTCGCCACGCTGCGCCGGGAGCACGTGCAGGTGCTCCACGACCCGGCGGGCGCCCCGACGGCCGTCCGGTTCTGCTACCCCGCGAAGTCGGGCCAGGTGCGCGACGTCGTCGTCGAGGACGCCCAGGTGGCGGAGCTCGTCGGGACGCTCCTGCGGCGGCGCGGCGGCGGGTCGGAGCTGCTCGCCTGGCGGGACGAGACCGGCTGGCACGACATCACCAGCGCCGAGGTCGGCGCCGACGTCAAGAACCGGCTGGGCCCGGACGCCAGTCCGAAGGACTTCCGCACGTGGCACGCGACCGTGCTGGCGGCGCGCGGTCTCGCGGCGGCCGGACCCGCCCCCGCGTCCGAGCGGGGGCGGAGGCGGGTCGTCGCGCAGGTGGTCACGGACGTCTCGGCCGAGCTCGGCAACACGCCGGCGGTGTGCCGCGCGTCCTACATCGACCCGCGCGTCGTGGACCTGTGGGAGCACGGCACCACGATCCGGCCCACCCGCTCGCAGGCGGTCGGCGAGAAGGAGACGCTGGCGCTGCTGCGAGCCTGA
- a CDS encoding acyl-CoA thioesterase II yields the protein MTDAAQGATTAHEPTPDPIAALLDVLDVQPSGSPDELVAANLPKPGGRVFGGQVVAQALVAAGRTVPEGRLPHSLHGYFLRAGDVAAPITLSVERLRDGRSFSARRTHALQDGEPILSMIASFQEDQPGIELTQPMPDVPAPQDVESAMDRMGHLDHPLARFWTHESAFDVRHVGGSLYLGPAPAPDGRQRVWMRTKGALPDDPLLHRAVLAFACDQIMLEPVLRRAGLSWLTPGLSVASLDHAMWWHRDVRVDEWLLFDQDSPTAQGGRGLGTTRVFSEQGVLVATIAQEGMVRVPA from the coding sequence GTGACCGACGCTGCCCAGGGCGCCACCACCGCGCACGAGCCCACCCCCGACCCGATCGCCGCTCTGCTCGACGTCCTCGACGTGCAGCCGTCCGGCAGCCCCGACGAGCTCGTGGCCGCCAACCTGCCCAAGCCCGGCGGCCGGGTGTTCGGCGGGCAGGTCGTCGCGCAGGCGCTCGTCGCCGCCGGGCGCACCGTGCCCGAGGGCCGGCTGCCGCACTCGCTGCACGGGTACTTCCTGCGGGCCGGCGACGTCGCGGCGCCGATCACGCTGTCCGTGGAGCGGCTGCGCGACGGCCGGTCGTTCTCCGCCCGGCGCACGCACGCGCTGCAGGACGGCGAGCCGATCCTGTCGATGATCGCGTCGTTCCAGGAGGACCAGCCGGGCATCGAGCTGACGCAGCCGATGCCGGACGTCCCCGCACCGCAGGACGTCGAGTCGGCCATGGACCGCATGGGCCACCTCGACCACCCGCTGGCCCGGTTCTGGACGCACGAGAGCGCGTTCGACGTGCGGCACGTCGGCGGGTCGCTGTACCTCGGCCCGGCCCCGGCACCCGACGGCCGGCAGCGCGTGTGGATGCGGACCAAGGGCGCCCTGCCGGACGACCCGCTGCTGCACCGCGCGGTGCTCGCCTTCGCCTGCGACCAGATCATGCTCGAGCCCGTGCTGCGCCGCGCCGGCCTGTCCTGGCTGACGCCGGGGCTGTCGGTCGCCAGCCTCGACCACGCGATGTGGTGGCACCGGGACGTCCGGGTGGACGAGTGGCTGCTGTTCGACCAGGACAGCCCGACCGCCCAGGGCGGCCGGGGGCTCGGCACCACCCGGGTGTTCAGCGAGCAGGGTGTGCTGGTCGCGACCATCGCGCAGGAGGGCATGGTCCGGGTGCCCGCCTGA
- a CDS encoding globin — protein MPLTAAGAPAAATSAPGAVPDRVRESFYDAVGGHATFERLVDRFYEGVAADPVLAPMYPETDLGPARRRLTMFLEQYWGGPTTYQAERGHPRLRMRHAPFPVDTDARDRWLRHMRDAVDALDLAPLHREVLWDYLERAAHSLVNTASRP, from the coding sequence CTGCCGCTCACCGCGGCGGGCGCCCCGGCAGCCGCCACCTCGGCACCCGGCGCGGTGCCCGACCGCGTCCGCGAGTCGTTCTACGACGCGGTCGGCGGGCACGCGACGTTCGAGCGGCTCGTGGACCGGTTCTACGAGGGCGTCGCGGCCGACCCGGTGCTCGCGCCGATGTACCCCGAGACGGACCTGGGCCCGGCGCGCCGACGCCTCACGATGTTCCTCGAGCAGTACTGGGGCGGTCCCACCACGTACCAGGCCGAGCGGGGCCACCCCCGGCTGCGCATGCGCCACGCGCCCTTCCCGGTCGACACCGACGCCCGCGACCGGTGGTTGCGGCACATGAGGGACGCCGTCGACGCGCTCGACCTGGCGCCCCTGCACCGCGAGGTGCTGTGGGACTACCTGGAGCGGGCCGCGCACTCGCTCGTCAACACGGCGTCGCGGCCGTGA
- a CDS encoding glucose PTS transporter subunit EIIB, with amino-acid sequence MSKAEQILVALGGGGNVVDLEPCITRLRVEVTDPQRVDEAALKATGAFGVVRSGRIVQVIVGPEADNLAAELDGLR; translated from the coding sequence ATGAGCAAGGCAGAGCAGATCCTGGTGGCGCTGGGCGGCGGCGGGAACGTCGTCGACCTGGAGCCGTGCATCACGCGGCTGCGGGTCGAGGTCACGGACCCGCAGCGCGTGGACGAGGCCGCCCTCAAGGCGACCGGCGCGTTCGGCGTGGTGCGGTCCGGCCGCATCGTGCAGGTCATCGTCGGCCCGGAGGCGGACAACCTGGCGGCGGAGCTCGACGGCCTGCGCTGA
- a CDS encoding mechanosensitive ion channel family protein, which translates to MTTALLRLALPAATDPAPSEQLADGANAFVDWLLGPGLRIAIIVVAAVVTLLLVRRLIRAVTEHIADGTSLLQRGITRPLGATEVAAALRKVGPVASARRTQRARTIGSVLRSTAAIVIGSIAVLLVLDQLGVNIAPFIASAGIVGVAFGFGAQSLVKDFLSGMFMLLEDQYGVGDVVDAGPAQGTVEAVGLRVTKIRDADGTLWYVPNGSMLRVGNKTQGWANAVVEVKVDYFADLDLVRDLLVGAAARLAADPEIGDALEGAATVTTAEDLTFDAVTVRIAQRTAPSRQWAVARALRTAVRDALEDADVPLAGQRDLLAAHRERVQAQGAVVVDGPDAPPADEGAAPGGQG; encoded by the coding sequence GTGACCACCGCTCTCCTCCGCCTCGCGCTGCCCGCCGCCACCGACCCCGCCCCGTCCGAGCAGCTCGCCGACGGCGCGAACGCGTTCGTCGACTGGCTGCTCGGGCCGGGCCTGCGCATCGCGATCATCGTCGTGGCCGCAGTCGTGACGCTGCTGCTGGTGCGGCGGCTCATCCGCGCCGTCACGGAGCACATCGCCGACGGCACGTCGCTCCTCCAGCGCGGGATCACCCGGCCGCTCGGCGCCACCGAGGTCGCCGCGGCCCTGCGGAAGGTCGGCCCGGTGGCGAGCGCCCGTCGCACGCAGCGCGCCCGCACCATCGGGTCCGTGCTGCGGTCGACCGCCGCCATCGTCATCGGCTCGATCGCCGTGCTCCTCGTGCTCGACCAGCTCGGGGTGAACATCGCGCCGTTCATCGCGTCCGCGGGCATCGTCGGCGTGGCGTTCGGCTTCGGCGCGCAGAGCCTGGTCAAGGACTTCCTGTCCGGCATGTTCATGCTGCTGGAGGACCAGTACGGCGTCGGTGACGTCGTCGACGCGGGTCCGGCGCAGGGCACCGTCGAGGCGGTCGGGCTGCGCGTGACGAAGATCCGCGACGCCGACGGCACCCTCTGGTACGTCCCCAACGGCTCGATGCTGCGGGTCGGCAACAAGACGCAGGGCTGGGCGAACGCCGTCGTCGAGGTCAAGGTCGACTACTTCGCGGACCTCGACCTCGTGCGGGACCTGCTGGTCGGCGCGGCCGCCCGGCTCGCGGCCGACCCGGAGATCGGCGACGCGCTGGAGGGTGCCGCCACCGTCACCACGGCCGAGGACCTCACCTTCGACGCCGTGACGGTGCGGATCGCGCAGCGCACGGCACCCTCCCGGCAGTGGGCGGTGGCGCGGGCCCTGCGCACCGCGGTCCGGGACGCGCTGGAGGACGCCGACGTGCCGCTCGCCGGGCAGCGGGACCTGCTGGCCGCGCACCGCGAGCGCGTGCAGGCGCAGGGGGCGGTCGTCGTCGACGGCCCCGACGCGCCGCCCGCGGACGAGGGAGCCGCGCCCGGCGGTCAGGGCTGA
- a CDS encoding prolyl oligopeptidase family protein gives MTADPVPTGLPAYPDARRSDLVEDLHGRAVADPYRWLEDPDSEETAAWSAAQDALYAAYRGGVTARVPADHPLASERLTARLGELLGAGFVGAPAWRGQRRFTARRAGDHEHAVVVVTEPDPAVPGAERERVLVDPVAIDPAGTTTLDAWQPSKEGDLLAYQVSHGGTEESVLHVLDVATGEPVDGPVDRARYSPVAWEPGGRAFYYVRRLAPELLPEDERQYHRRVWRRVVGTDPATDLEVFGAGLDMTNYYGVSVSRDGRWLIVSASAGTAPRTDVWIADLEASEPGTVPELREVAVGYDAEVGAWVGRDGRLYLHTTLDADRGRLAVADPREPGVPHWRTLLAEHPEAVLEDVALTDGGGDDTGPLRLVAAWRRHAVSELTVHDPATGEQLPGPAGEVALPGLGSVGGLVTRPDGGPDVWFTYTDHTTVTEVHRYDAAAGTTSLWAAPPGAVADLPDVRVQRVVATSADGTPVRAFVVARADALDPDGRPLAPAPTVLYGYGGFQISLDPAFSATTLAWVEAGGVYVVANLRGGGEKGEAWHRAGRRGSKQHVFDDFHAVARLLVDDGWTTTDRLACWGGSNGGLLVGAALTQHPETFAAVVCSAPLLDMVRYQRFGLGVTWTDEYGDADTPAELDWLLSYSPYHRVVDGTAYPATLFTVFDGDTRVDPLHARKLAAALQAATSAPVDEAPVLVRRERGVGHGGRALSRTIALTVEQLQFVGDRTGLATAR, from the coding sequence ATGACCGCCGACCCCGTCCCCACCGGCCTGCCCGCCTACCCCGACGCCCGCCGGAGCGACCTCGTCGAGGACCTCCACGGCCGCGCCGTCGCCGACCCGTACCGCTGGCTGGAGGACCCGGACTCCGAGGAGACCGCGGCGTGGTCCGCGGCGCAGGACGCGCTGTACGCGGCGTACCGCGGCGGGGTGACGGCCCGCGTCCCGGCGGACCACCCGCTCGCGTCGGAGCGCCTCACGGCCCGGCTCGGCGAGCTGCTCGGCGCGGGCTTCGTCGGGGCCCCGGCGTGGCGCGGGCAGCGGCGCTTCACCGCCCGGCGGGCGGGCGACCATGAGCACGCCGTGGTGGTCGTCACCGAGCCCGACCCGGCCGTCCCGGGCGCGGAGCGGGAGCGGGTGCTCGTCGACCCGGTGGCGATCGACCCCGCCGGCACCACGACGCTCGACGCGTGGCAGCCCAGCAAGGAGGGCGACCTGCTCGCCTACCAGGTGTCGCACGGTGGTACCGAGGAGAGCGTCCTGCACGTCCTCGACGTCGCGACCGGCGAGCCCGTCGACGGCCCGGTCGACCGCGCGCGGTACTCCCCCGTGGCCTGGGAGCCGGGCGGGCGGGCGTTCTACTACGTGCGACGGCTCGCGCCGGAGCTGCTGCCGGAGGACGAGCGCCAGTACCACCGGCGCGTCTGGCGCCGCGTCGTCGGCACCGACCCGGCCACGGACCTGGAGGTCTTCGGTGCCGGGCTCGACATGACGAACTACTACGGCGTCTCGGTGTCGCGCGACGGCCGCTGGCTGATCGTCTCGGCGTCGGCCGGCACCGCCCCGCGCACGGACGTCTGGATCGCGGACCTCGAGGCGTCGGAGCCGGGGACGGTCCCGGAGCTGCGTGAGGTGGCGGTCGGGTACGACGCCGAGGTCGGCGCGTGGGTCGGGCGCGACGGGCGCCTCTACCTGCACACCACCCTCGACGCCGACCGCGGGCGCCTCGCGGTGGCCGACCCGCGGGAGCCGGGCGTCCCGCACTGGCGGACCCTGCTGGCCGAGCACCCGGAGGCCGTGCTGGAGGACGTCGCGCTCACGGACGGCGGGGGCGACGACACCGGTCCCCTGCGGCTGGTGGCGGCCTGGCGCCGGCACGCCGTGAGCGAGCTCACCGTGCACGACCCCGCGACGGGCGAGCAGCTCCCCGGTCCCGCGGGCGAGGTGGCCCTGCCCGGGCTCGGCTCGGTCGGCGGGCTCGTCACCCGGCCCGACGGCGGGCCGGACGTGTGGTTCACCTACACGGACCACACCACCGTCACCGAGGTGCACCGGTACGACGCGGCCGCCGGGACGACGTCGCTGTGGGCCGCACCGCCCGGGGCGGTCGCCGACCTGCCGGACGTCCGGGTGCAGCGCGTCGTGGCGACGAGCGCCGACGGCACGCCGGTCCGGGCGTTCGTCGTGGCCCGTGCCGACGCCCTCGACCCGGACGGCCGGCCGCTCGCCCCCGCGCCGACCGTCCTCTACGGCTACGGCGGCTTCCAGATCTCGCTCGACCCGGCGTTCTCCGCCACGACGCTCGCCTGGGTGGAGGCCGGCGGCGTCTACGTCGTCGCGAACCTCCGCGGCGGCGGGGAGAAGGGCGAGGCGTGGCACCGCGCGGGACGGCGCGGCAGCAAGCAGCACGTGTTCGACGACTTCCACGCCGTCGCGCGCCTGCTGGTCGACGACGGCTGGACGACGACCGACCGGCTCGCGTGCTGGGGCGGGTCGAACGGCGGCCTGCTGGTCGGGGCCGCGCTCACCCAGCACCCGGAGACCTTCGCGGCGGTCGTCTGCTCGGCGCCGCTGCTCGACATGGTGCGGTACCAGCGGTTCGGCCTGGGCGTCACGTGGACGGACGAGTACGGCGACGCGGACACGCCCGCCGAGCTGGACTGGCTGCTGTCCTACTCGCCGTACCACCGGGTGGTGGACGGCACCGCGTACCCCGCGACCCTGTTCACCGTGTTCGACGGCGACACGCGCGTCGACCCGCTGCACGCACGCAAGCTGGCCGCGGCGCTGCAGGCCGCGACGTCGGCGCCCGTGGACGAGGCCCCGGTGCTCGTGCGGCGGGAACGGGGCGTCGGGCACGGCGGGCGGGCGCTGTCGCGCACGATCGCACTCACCGTCGAGCAGCTCCAGTTCGTCGGGGACCGGACCGGGCTGGCGACCGCCCGCTGA
- the malQ gene encoding 4-alpha-glucanotransferase has product MRATLRRGARPTAPVPPARPSARPPARRPARAAPLWQDRDVAPHTPPSESLVRLARAHGVAPEFQEFGGGQRAVPASTLVAVLGALGVDASTPERVEVALRHAEDAPWRRVLPPVVVVRQSQGTTVPVHVAHGDPVRAWLELDAAEGHGRRAAGAEPRRVDLEQADVYVDPRTVDGREIGRATFVVPPDLPLGWHLLRTAGPSGEAASPLAVTPDRLELPAALDERRAWGLMVQLYSVRSSRSWGAGDLRDLADLAWLAGREAGAQFVLVNPLHAAEPVPPLTPSPYLPTTRRFVNPLYLRVEDVDEAAYLSSADRALVEWSAEQALALDTDDGPIDRDVVWAAKKAALDVVFAVPRSAARQSAFDDFRRREGRGLEDFALWCALVERHGPGPWPAELRDPAAPGALRARTELADRVEFFCWLQWLADQQLATVQRTAHEAGMGLGVMHDLAVGVHPAGADVWALGPVLARGASVGAPPDMYNQQGQDWSQPPWHPAELERVAYRPYRDMLRTVLRHAGAVRIDHIIGLFRLWWIPQGNSPADAAYVRYDHDAMIGILALEAHRAGAVVIGEDLGNVEPWVRDYLSDRGVLGTSILWFEKDGEGRPLPPEDYRRLALASVTTHDLPPTAGYLADEHVALRERLGLLTEPVEQVRRAARAEREAMLAALAERGMLGDDPSEREVVEALHRYVLRTPSVLVGVSLADAVGERRAQNQPGTDQEYPNWRVPLADGSGRPVLLDDLFRTARFRSLAAVLGEA; this is encoded by the coding sequence ATGCGCGCCACCCTACGGCGGGGCGCGCGCCCGACGGCGCCGGTGCCACCTGCGCGTCCGTCCGCCCGGCCTCCTGCGCGGCGACCGGCGCGAGCAGCACCGCTCTGGCAGGATCGTGATGTGGCACCGCACACACCGCCGTCCGAGTCCCTGGTGCGCCTCGCGCGGGCGCACGGCGTCGCCCCGGAGTTCCAGGAGTTCGGCGGCGGGCAGCGTGCGGTCCCCGCGAGCACGCTGGTCGCGGTGCTCGGCGCCCTGGGCGTGGACGCGTCCACGCCGGAGCGGGTCGAGGTGGCGCTGCGGCACGCCGAGGACGCCCCGTGGCGCCGCGTGCTGCCGCCCGTCGTCGTCGTCCGGCAGTCGCAGGGCACGACGGTGCCGGTGCACGTCGCGCACGGCGACCCCGTGCGCGCGTGGCTCGAGCTGGACGCCGCCGAGGGCCACGGCCGCCGGGCGGCGGGCGCGGAGCCGCGTCGCGTCGACCTGGAGCAGGCCGACGTCTACGTGGACCCGCGGACCGTCGACGGCCGCGAGATCGGCCGGGCGACGTTCGTGGTCCCGCCCGACCTGCCGCTCGGCTGGCACCTGCTGCGGACCGCCGGGCCGTCCGGCGAGGCCGCCAGCCCCCTGGCCGTCACCCCCGACCGCCTCGAGCTGCCCGCGGCGCTCGACGAGCGGCGCGCGTGGGGACTGATGGTCCAGCTCTACTCCGTGCGGTCCAGCCGGTCCTGGGGCGCGGGCGACCTGCGCGACCTCGCCGACCTGGCCTGGCTGGCGGGGCGCGAGGCGGGCGCGCAGTTCGTGCTCGTGAACCCGCTGCACGCCGCCGAGCCCGTGCCGCCGCTGACCCCGTCGCCCTACCTGCCGACGACCCGGCGGTTCGTGAACCCCCTGTACCTGCGGGTGGAGGACGTCGACGAGGCCGCGTACCTGTCGTCGGCCGACCGGGCCCTCGTGGAGTGGTCCGCGGAGCAGGCGCTCGCCCTCGACACGGACGACGGCCCGATCGACCGGGACGTGGTGTGGGCGGCGAAGAAGGCGGCGCTGGACGTCGTGTTCGCGGTCCCGCGCTCGGCGGCCCGGCAGTCGGCGTTCGACGACTTCCGCCGCCGTGAGGGCCGCGGGCTGGAGGACTTCGCGCTCTGGTGCGCGCTGGTCGAGCGGCACGGGCCGGGACCGTGGCCGGCTGAGCTGCGCGACCCCGCCGCGCCGGGCGCGCTGCGGGCCCGCACCGAGCTGGCCGACCGCGTCGAGTTCTTCTGCTGGCTGCAGTGGCTCGCGGACCAGCAGCTCGCCACGGTGCAGCGCACGGCCCACGAGGCCGGCATGGGCCTGGGCGTGATGCACGACCTCGCCGTGGGCGTGCACCCCGCCGGTGCGGACGTGTGGGCGCTCGGGCCGGTGCTCGCGCGCGGCGCGTCGGTCGGCGCCCCGCCCGACATGTACAACCAGCAGGGGCAGGACTGGTCGCAGCCGCCGTGGCACCCCGCGGAGCTCGAGCGCGTCGCGTACCGGCCGTACCGGGACATGCTCCGCACCGTGCTGCGGCACGCGGGCGCCGTGCGGATCGACCACATCATCGGCCTGTTCCGGCTCTGGTGGATCCCGCAGGGCAACAGCCCGGCGGACGCCGCGTACGTCCGGTACGACCACGACGCGATGATCGGCATCCTGGCCCTCGAGGCGCACCGGGCCGGCGCCGTCGTCATCGGCGAGGACCTCGGCAACGTCGAGCCGTGGGTGCGGGACTACCTGTCGGATCGCGGGGTGCTCGGCACGTCCATCCTCTGGTTCGAGAAGGACGGCGAGGGCCGGCCGCTGCCGCCCGAGGACTACCGGCGCCTCGCGCTGGCCAGCGTCACGACGCACGACCTGCCGCCGACCGCGGGCTACCTGGCCGACGAGCACGTCGCGCTCCGCGAGCGGCTGGGGCTGCTGACCGAGCCGGTGGAGCAGGTGCGGCGCGCCGCCCGGGCGGAGCGGGAGGCGATGCTGGCGGCGCTCGCCGAGCGCGGGATGCTCGGGGACGACCCCTCGGAGCGCGAGGTCGTCGAGGCCCTGCACCGGTACGTGCTGCGGACGCCCAGCGTCCTCGTCGGGGTCTCGCTGGCCGACGCGGTGGGGGAGCGGCGCGCCCAGAACCAGCCCGGCACCGACCAGGAGTACCCGAACTGGCGGGTGCCGCTGGCCGACGGCTCGGGGCGCCCGGTGCTGCTCGACGACCTGTTCCGCACGGCCCGGTTCCGCTCGCTCGCGGCGGTCCTCGGCGAGGCCTGA
- a CDS encoding toxin, which yields MTSARPRLRRVRVVGNSGAGKTTFARELARRLDVPHRELDEVFWGPGWVKKDPEVARALLREFLDAAPGGWVVDGNWTSARQGLADDVDAIVWLDYPRRVVMPRVVRRTLARAVLRRPVYHGNTESLRSFVRRDPEQNIVLWSWTQHGAYRRQYLALAESGAVPVVRLRSPREATRWLAGVTGTR from the coding sequence GTGACCTCGGCACGACCGCGGCTGCGGCGCGTCCGGGTGGTGGGCAACTCCGGCGCGGGCAAGACGACGTTCGCCCGGGAGCTCGCGCGCCGGCTCGACGTGCCGCACCGCGAGCTCGACGAGGTGTTCTGGGGTCCCGGCTGGGTCAAGAAGGACCCCGAGGTCGCCCGCGCGCTGCTCCGGGAGTTCCTCGACGCCGCGCCGGGCGGCTGGGTCGTGGACGGGAACTGGACGAGCGCCCGGCAGGGCCTCGCCGACGACGTCGACGCGATCGTCTGGCTCGACTACCCGCGCCGGGTCGTCATGCCGCGGGTGGTGCGGCGGACCCTCGCCCGGGCGGTGCTCCGGCGGCCCGTCTACCACGGCAACACGGAGTCGCTGCGCTCGTTCGTGCGGCGGGACCCGGAGCAGAACATCGTGCTGTGGTCGTGGACGCAGCACGGGGCCTACCGGAGGCAGTACCTCGCGCTCGCGGAGTCCGGGGCGGTGCCGGTGGTCCGGCTGCGCAGCCCGCGCGAGGCGACGCGGTGGCTGGCGGGGGTCACCGGCACCCGGTGA